TGCTTTTTGTGAGCTGCATGTATCATTTCTGAATTTTGCTCTGGGCGACTTCTGTACCACAACAGTTTGATGGTTGTTTCTACCAGGactgaaagcattttttttataattttctatCCTCTATTTGCCAGCTTTTGGTGGAAGCGAATGGCTACACACGGACGCTGATTTTGAACCGGCCAAAGCAGCTGAATGCACTCTCCTCCGCAATGGTACCTTAAGAGTTTGCTTTTTTGATAATGTAGTAGTTCCAGCCTCCACATCAAGATATGTTTAGATGTTTCTTATAACACTGCACTCTCAGCAAAAGAACCACTTAGTTCAAATAGAAGCCTTTAGCATATTACACACTAGCTACACAGTACCTGGATTTACTtttacaatatatatatatatatatatatagtgggTACATGATGATTGTTCTTCCATGTTGCAGATTAAGGAACTCTTGAGGTGTTTCACTACTTATGAGAAAGACGATGGAGTTAAATTGTTGATTATGAAGGTATATTAGTTGCACCACTATGTTTCTATTGTCATGTAATATTTGTGGTGGTCTAACTTGGATTTTAGATGTATACTAGTGTTGAAGTATAAGTTAATTGGTCACCATTCTAAATCAGCTTAGGCTGTGTGCATGCAatgcgtctctctctctctctccgtaTGTGTGTCCAACTTCCAACAGAAATAACCAAGTAGCAAGGTAGTAGCGTGGAAAACGAGCTGCCCAAGAATCTCTCAAAATTAATAATACATAGAGTTTGAGGTGATCTCAAAATCAAAACCTCTTCACTTCTTGTAACACTTTCAGAATTGCTACAGAGCTAACTTTTAACTTGCTGTTTTTTTCCCTTCAGTTCAGTTTGCTTCGCATTCTCTTCTATTAGCTCCTATTGATTGATATGATAATCACTATCCATTTATTTACTAGATGCCTCCTATTGATCTTATTGTTCACCATTGGAAATTTTTCTAAAATAATATTACCTTAAAAGaaatttgtaaaaaaaatatggCGCTTTTCAAATATTACAATAGTCGTATTCTATCGGCTGCTGGAGAACCGACAACCCAGCTATCGGCCTGCTTCCAAGGGCCGACATGCTGGTATCGGGCAATAGAGGACCAATAGGATGGCCATTTAGACTGTTTACTCTCATTCAATATTCTAAAAGAAATAGTAAATATATTTAAAAATTTGTAAAACTTTACAAACATGCTATTCAATATGTGTACATTCCATTTTGCATATATGATCATCAGTTAGTGCTATATAATTAGTTTCATTCAATTTAAAAAATAGTTAAATGTTTTCTCAACATGCATTGGAAAATAGAAACACAATTAAAAATTAAGGAAAATTTGCAAACATGTTGTCGAAAATGTTTACATTCTATTTTGTGCACATGATTATCAGTTCTTGTCATCTATTTACTGTTATTCAATTTCAACTCTTAAACATACAGAGCTTTGGAAATTTCAGACCTACTGTCGTCATTTAACCTtccaaaagaaataacaaacatcTCCAAAGTTCATCAAACAATTCAAACATATTATTTAAAATGTGGATGTTCCATTTTGTACACATGGACACACGTTGGTTCTATATAATTAGTATCATCCAATTTCTAAAATGATCAAGCTTTTTTTATGAGAAACTTCAAACTCAATTATAGAGCACTTGCTTTGTAGACATGTACACGAGCTAGTTGGCCAGCACACAGCCGACAGGCCTTTTGGGCCCAATCTGGCGCCAACAGGCCTGTCAGCTGGCCCAAAGCCGATAGCAATGCTATAGTCTGTCCAATAGCCAAAAGGCTACTAGAATTGCAATTTTTGAATATCACCACctatttttgcaattttctgttaaaataatattattttgaaaaaaaataattCTTTGCCATTGTATTGAATCTTGTTTCTAGGGGAAAGGAAGAGCATTTTGCTCTGGAGGTGATGTTACTGAATGTATACAGTCTATACATAATGGTAATTACAGCTTTAGCTCGTCTCTGCCGTATATAGTTTTCAAATCTGATTTCTTTACATATTTTGCGATATCTTATGTTACCTGACATAATACCCATGTTACATGTTCCATATGGCTCTAATTTTTTACCACGTGTTTGGTTTTGTGTTTAATTCTTAAATCAGAGGGCTGGAAATGGGTTGCTGATGATTTCTTCCGAAATCAGTACTTGTTGTACTACAAAGTCGCAACTTGTATCAAACCTCAGGTGAGCCGCATCCCTTCATAGTTATTCATTGTAACTATTCAATTCTCTGTTCCTTGCCTTTAATGGATAGATAATTTGACTAATAGGTTTCTCTTCTAACTGGAATTGTCATGGGTGGAGGTGCTGGTATTTCCTTACATGGAAGTTTTCGAGTTGCCACTGATAAGACGGTAAATCCTACAAACGTCCATTTTTGTGAGCTTCATCGCTGCTAATAGTTTTTTACTCATTTGATATTATATGGATAATCTTTCTTGCCTTTTAATGGAAAAATCAGAATAGTTTCAAGTTCCAAAATCTTTATcatttatattttgaatattcaTGCAGGTTTTTGCAATGCCAGAAACAGCTCTGGGCCTCTTTCCAGATGCAGGGGCCTCATATTTTCTATCTCGGCTACCTGGGTTCTATGGTAGCCATATATCTCCCTTCTTTATTCAGTTGAAATACATGTATCCATGTCATTTCTATCTATTTAATATTGTTGATGTTATTCACAGTCCTGAAATATTATGCAATCTAATATTCTCCTTTGCAGTTTTTGAATTACCATTCACTTTATTGTTTTTAAGCAATTGTGCTTCTTGTACAAAATATCTATGGAGGCACGGAAGTGATTGTCGAGATATAATCATATATAAAGAAACAAAGAGTGACCAAATTTCTGGTTGATGGCAAAGGTAGCATGGGAGACCTTGTTCACTAAATTGTTACCATGTCTTTGTCCAGGAGAGTATGTTGCTCTTGTTGGTGCCAGATTGGATGGTGCAGAGATGCTAATGTGTGGCCTGGCAACTcattttgtccaatcaaatgTAGGTTCACTTGTAACTTCAACTTTAATAAATGGCATCACCACCAAGCATCCTTTTCTATAAACTCTTGGAATAAAACCAATCACTATACCTGTCAACTTTTGCTTTCAGTTGTGATGTTTCCTGTTACAATTGTGTTTATTATAGTCCGGAACATGCTACGTAACGCCATTGATATAGTATTTGCATGCTTTAAATTTTTGTTTGCCTGCATCATTAACGTTGTATATGTACTATATGAGTCTATAACTCCCAGTAAATTAATACTCTTTGTTCTCCAGAAGCTGCTATCGCTGGAAGAATCGCTTAAAAATGTTGATACTTCCAATACTTTAGCTGTGTGTCGTATTATTGATCAATTTTCTGAACAGCCATCACTGAAAGAAAACAGTTCTTTGAATAGGTAAGAATGTTTCTGATTGAATGGCTGAAATATGACCTGATACATGATTTCATTAACTTGATTCTCTGGTGCTCCCCAGGTTGGAAATCATCAACAAATGTTTTTCCAATAGGACAGTTGAAGAAATTATATCTACTCTTGTGAGCTTGTTACAGTAACTGCAGCTTAGTTTTATATGGGTTCACCTTTT
Above is a genomic segment from Panicum hallii strain FIL2 chromosome 8, PHallii_v3.1, whole genome shotgun sequence containing:
- the LOC112902669 gene encoding 3-hydroxyisobutyryl-CoA hydrolase 1-like isoform X1, whose translation is MASGADSDQLLVEANGYTRTLILNRPKQLNALSSAMIKELLRCFTTYEKDDGVKLLIMKGKGRAFCSGGDVTECIQSIHNEGWKWVADDFFRNQYLLYYKVATCIKPQVSLLTGIVMGGGAGISLHGSFRVATDKTVFAMPETALGLFPDAGASYFLSRLPGFYGEYVALVGARLDGAEMLMCGLATHFVQSNKLLSLEESLKNVDTSNTLAVCRIIDQFSEQPSLKENSSLNRLEIINKCFSNRTVEEIISTLEQVASNLADEWVAVTIQSLKKASPTSLKISLRSIREGRTQTVEECLRREYRMLCHVVRSDFSRDFFEGCRAILVDKDQNPKWMPPRLDQVHDEAVEQYFSRIDDPQWEDLNLPTRRSYRRNIESSL
- the LOC112902669 gene encoding 3-hydroxyisobutyryl-CoA hydrolase 1-like isoform X2; this translates as MASGADSDQLLVEANGYTRTLILNRPKQLNALSSAMIKELLRCFTTYEKDDGVKLLIMKGKGRAFCSGGDVTECIQSIHNEGWKWVADDFFRNQYLLYYKVATCIKPQVSLLTGIVMGGGAGISLHGSFRVATDKTVFAMPETALGLFPDAGASYFLSRLPGFYGEYVALVGARLDGAEMLMCGLATHFVQSNKLLSLEESLKNVDTSNTLAVCRIIDQFSEQPSLKENSSLNRLEIINKCFSNRTVEEIISTLEQVASNLADEWVAVTIQSLKKASPTSLKISLRSIREGRTQTVEECLRREYRMLCHVVRSDFSRDFFEGCRAILVDKDQNPKWCSFYAGTCSGCLQGWTKCMTRQLNNISPELMIHSGKI